From the genome of Ascaphus truei isolate aAscTru1 chromosome 15, aAscTru1.hap1, whole genome shotgun sequence:
tataaactgcattacaattcatgaatttatgccatctggtagacacgcgaagcattgcagcctattaaatcctaatcattatcatttaacagatcagccgcccatcagccaggcatgaacccaggctgggaaggcaaatgcaacggggcttgtcagaggttaggagtggcgcattccaggtatctgccaggtacataccgggtatttgctcgaataaagtgtgtcggtgcagtatgtatgtggggaatgtgggaaaggatttattgacttatccagcctgaatatacacacgaggacacacacaggggagagaccgtatcaatgtggggaatgtgggaagggatttagtgcttATTCCAACCTAAACAGacacaagatgacacacacaggggagagacggcatgtatgtggggaatgtgggaagggatttagtctgtTATCCTACCTGAAttcacacaagaggacacatacaggggagagaccgtatatatgtggggaatgtgggaagggatttagtaactCATACAGCCTGAACACAcataagaggacacacacaggagagagaccgtatgtatgtggggaatgtgggaagggatttattgacttatccagcctgaaaaAACACAAGAggagacacacaggggagagaccgtatctatgtggggaatgtgggaagggatttagtgcctATTCCAACCTAAACAGacacaagatgacacacacaggggagagatggcatgtatgtggggaatgtgggaagggatttagttacTTATCGAGCCTGAATACACACAagaagacacacacaggagggtgACCACATGTATGTGCGGAATGTGGGAAAGGATTTAGTAATTTATCCCAcctgatcagacacaagaggggggggacacagggttTGGACCTATCTCTAAAGCCAGGCATTTTTAGGGAGAACCATTGACTAAGATGCTCACATATAAGTGCACATGTGTATCTGCGTT
Proteins encoded in this window:
- the LOC142466802 gene encoding uncharacterized protein LOC142466802: MTHTGERRHVCGECGKGFSLLSYLNSHKRTHTGERPYICGECGKGFSNSYSLNTHKRTHTGERPYVCGECGKGFIDLSSLKKHKRRHTGERPYLCGECGKGFSAYSNLNRHKMTHTGERWHVCGECGKGFSYLSSLNTHKKTHTGG